A single genomic interval of Scylla paramamosain isolate STU-SP2022 chromosome 12, ASM3559412v1, whole genome shotgun sequence harbors:
- the LOC135105782 gene encoding trichohyalin-like isoform X7 encodes MPEINCEVAYLSYMKWPLQQRLSRRDDSDLMEYYRVHHVARLPDLQSRRLGRLRMPKGSDPLCPLGFHPQTRWPNRCKRCFRDYNDHKTVKEQSGSTTSLNSLSGYDTSTNTFTRKQEEDKGKDSSGYGSRDSLVSSGREKEEGSAYRRTRSDLSAEIISRANAEASTEGRKSSWYSNSSKSWNKSRPVSWSAQDLRAAVDEAKEQVRSSREDLHRLYGSTKSLTGDYDDLRSTSNNLSSSKDEKDPTASYSSFSSYLAMRTKSPARPPLARASSLQGTSSTSSYVRRNDEETAKITEEKEEPKYTKPTTETKTSKPPTLSSVSESKSSTSSSLPPISETPRSRNSTSNSDAKPPKPPSRLRPSIKLGEIKETRTEEKPDKPEKSEKPKNILMLRGEVNGSGTEVKSEDESVDASYVIKLKPKKEPKRVEIDLQSEVDRLQKELKEKTKQVEELSEKTDTLERENKELLAKKPKFGDLRKQAELSKVQQKVDELTEEIKSKNKEIKELKKEIDKRPLPKDVEKTIEDLRSKLQAAEQLCEELMDETEDYKKEIRTLEDEIEEMQDNFREEQADEYRDLKRELEQTAKNCRVLQFKLKKAERRSESLERDKGEIEDKLKELQVGEGDVDRAEKVKMLEKEVNLAKEVSVKMHEEMQKMKEQLESAERDKKKLSEKFMDKPVRPGGKLSRSQMMGRQGSQDNTEQLMRDLQGATEREQDLKDQLKFAEEETKNLRKKTSRLEEENETLALQLKKMSTKAKQNRQRSMERSGSIERAGSVERGSLSRQGSTEKPPKEPDEGITEDLDPTELKIQLELNEQESAVLRRKVEDLESENERLQKEIRGVLSSTDSRVIKGDSADMKKLEKEVQLLRTKINDVEAENEKLSDENKKLQLRVTKRLPLSGSETSYIEKQVQEEKVKRLEKKLKEANDKLKEAQIEAAVTSTEGKGVRGVGLKDETPKKDVESDGLKKKLDDLQTKYDKLFKETEELRNPASMKNRIPKVPKDYTPKATLMKWVTELEAECAKLHSSLVEADKRKKTRPTSEDLTSVRDLEDKLNREKERNEELSRQLQEEREKLDKPLPNKRRFGSNEDDLKRYEERISTLKEQLSQEKERNDELKTKLGEGSRASSDELRASKTENSRLQRELKSAQETSAVLERKLKETEENLKTTERTERKNRVAAERLEAKLEEERSKGTVAEERQKELTVSWLKERDDLKKELAEAKRSKEKFERDVRTFKRERDNMETKLEEEKKRAEEAQNNKRKDTDDLKTLKRRKEELENELDDLRDSVTQLESTKEKNIQKHKREVDNLKKENDNLTIRMNGLESELKSEKRRRERLEKDSNSFRERTNARNEEELKKVKEELDTLQTTHKELERTRKKEKQQMEALQTKYDLLEEDFVVQKAQYTTNKEGVEEKYEKLKKEHSTIETELKNLRETYNNRQDTWIKEKLGMQDQLRELEVRLKKVSNDPTSYSEKKRLKDIIDDKNHQIDQLKRDEDTLKDQVSYYRRESEDLRRKVEDLEKLQQINEKRASDIASDASTYDNTIRELRDKLTANEKTHKTDLTKIKMKYDSKLKAMTEEVSTLTQHMTKYRRERDTYKEMLDGSQRTIAELKGSGNYKASRADNASEAQQHLLETQELHAQVTEFEDKLADAKLENTKLKNEIIDQKTNFEIQLCDLQTKVNEYEESRLLVGNARRLPGLRTRLELNWQKEREEQQRLIQETATLAKDLRQTLYEVERERDLEKLEAKRKIDQLKKTVGQETSDTKTKVQELQRDLQELREAHAKLRQINEKLRREKDRTEVEREAMRDKYLGSSREHLHQQSKMELLAEEMKVVKDLAPLVLGEGIDGREGSLTKLTGEVKPKTREEFTDSLRKACKCMEDLKRIMNLTDDRDRFKRAPSFRRALSDMESEDESVSIRPRSQQRGSLHKGPKNQRSMYRKTQSLDHQMAEDRGKIWVSTDAGSTTSIDSTLTDDMRRAKYDRDISMDRISTGSQTSELDALADKKKKKGVKAMFSKLTKSRSIEESGTGGSIVGAGVKAMGVGMGGSGSDISTTEMEKESKVKGKLKSLFRSGPPNRSQSVERDTAREGPNAKSSGYDSKTGSKTLERPARLQRR; translated from the exons GGACTACAATGACCACAAAACTGTTAAGGAGCAATCAGGCTCTACCACCTCCCTCAACTCCCTGTCTGGCTACGACACCAGCACCAA TACCTTTACTCGCaaacaagaagaagataaaggcaAAGATTCGAGTGGGTATGGTTCCAGAGACTCGCTTGTGTCGTCCggcagagagaaggaggagggctCGGCCTACAGGAGGACCCGCTCTGACCTCTCCGCGGAAATCATCTCGCGCGCCAACGCCGAAGCCAGCACGGAGGGCAGGAAGTCTTCGTGGTACAGCAA CTCGTCGAAGTCATGGAACAAGTCTCGCCCGGTGTCGTGGTCAGCGCAGGACCTTCGAGCTGCCGTGGACGAGGCCAAGGAACAGGTCCGCTCGTCCAGAGAAG ACCTGCACCGCCTTTACGGCAGCACCAAGTCTCTCACCGGTGACTATGACGATCTGCGCAGCACCTCTAACAACCTGTCGTCCAGTAAGGATGAAAAGGACCCGACGGCTTCCTACAGCAGCTTCTCTTCCTATCTGGCTATGCGCACAAAGTCCCCTGCCAGACCCCCCTTGGCCAGGGCCTCCTCACTACAGGGaacctcttccacttcctcctacGTGAGAAGAAACGATGAGGAAACGGCAAAAATcacggaggagaaagaggaaccgAAATATACGAAACCGACGACCGAAACCAAGACTTCGAAACCCCCCACGCTGTCCTCCGTGTCCGAATCCAAATCCAGCacgtcctcctccctcccgcctaTCTCCGAAACCCCGCGATCCAGGAACTCCACGTCCAACTCTGATGCCAAGCCGCCCAAGCCTCCCTCCCGCCTGCGTCCCTCCATCAAGCTGGGCGAGATCAAGGAGACGCGCACGGAGGAAAAGCCAGACAAACCCGAGAAGAGCGAGAAGCCCAAGAACATCCTGATGCTGCGG GGCGAAGTTAACGGGTCGGGCACA GAGGTGAAGAGCGAGGATGAATCTGTCGACGCCTCCTACGTGATCAAGCTCAAGCCAAAGAAAGAACCGAAGAGAGTGGAGATCGACCTTCAGTCTGAGGTGGATCGCCTGCAGAAGGAGCTCAAGGAGAAGACCAAGCAGGTGGAGGAGCTGAGCGAGAAGACAGACACCCTGGAGCGCGAGAACAAGGAACTGCTGGCCAAGAAACCAAAGTTTGGCGACCTCCGCAAACAGGCTGAGCTGTCCAAGGTGCAGCAGAAG GTGGACGAGCTGACGGAGGAGataaagagcaagaacaaggaGATTAAAGAGCTAAAGAAAGAAATCGACAAGCGACCTCTGCCCAAGGACGTGGAAAAGACCATAGAG GACTTGCGGTCCAAGCTCCAGGCGGCGGAGCAGCTGTGTGAGGAGCTTATGGATGAGACCGAGGACTACAAAAAGGAAATTCGCACACTGGAGGATGAGATCGAGGAGATGCAGGACAACTTCCGGGAGGAGCAGGCTGACGAGTACAGAGACCTCAAGAGGGAGCTGGAGCAGACCGCCAAGAACTGTCGCGTGCTGCAGTTCAAGCTGAAGAAGGCAGAGAGGCGGTCAGAGTCG TTGGAGCGCGACAAGGGCGAGATCGAGGATAAGCTGAAGGAGCTGCAGGTGGGCGAGGGTGACGTGGACAGAGCGGAGAAAGTGAAAATGTTGGAGAAGGAAGTCAACCTGGCCAAGGAG gtCTCAGTAAAAATGCACGAAGAAATGCAAAAGATGAAGGAGCAGCTGGAATCCGCCGAGAGGGATAAGAAGAAACTCAGTGAAAAGTTCATGGACAAGCCAGTGAGACCGGGAGGCAAACTGAGC CGTTCCCAGATGATGGGTCGCCAGGGCAGCCAAGACAACACGGAGCAGCTCATGAGGGACCTGCAGGGCGCCACCGAGAGAGAACAAGACCTCAAGGACCAGCTCAAGTTCGCGGAGGAAGAG ACCAAGAACCTGCGGAAGAAGACGTCacgcctggaggaggagaacgagaccTTAGCGCTGCAGCTCAAGAAGATGAGCACGAAAGCCAAGCAGAACAGGCAGCGCTCCATGGAACGCTCGGGCTCCATCGAACGCGCTGGCTCCGTGGAGAGAGGTTCACTCAGCCGCCAGGGTTCCACCGAAAAGCCGCCCAAGGAGCCTGACGAGGGAATTACCGAGGACCTGGACCCGACTGAACTGAAG ATCCAACTTGAACTGAACGAGCAGGAGTCGGCGGTGCTGAGACGGAAAGTGGAAGACCTGGAGTCGGAGAACGAGCGGCTACAGAAGGAGATCAGGGGCGTCCTCTCCAGCACCGATTCCAGAGTCATCAAG GGAGACTCCGCGGATATGAAGAAGCTGGAGAAGGAAGTACAGCTGCTAAGGACGAAAATCAATGACGTTGAGGccgagaatgagaagctgagcGACGAGAACAAGAAACTGCAGCTGCGGGTGACGAAGCGTTTGCCTCTGTCAGGCTCCGAGACAAGCTACATCGAGAAGCAG gtgcaggaggagaaggtgaagcgGCTCGAGAAAAAGCTGAAGGAGGCCAACGACAAACTGAAGGAGGCGCAGATCGAGGCGGCGGTGACATCCACGGAGGGTAAGGGCGTGCGAGGGGTAGGCCTTAAAGACGAGACGCCAAAGAAGGACGTAGAATCAGACGGTTTGAAAAAGAAATTAGATGATTTACAAACGAAATACGATAAACTGTTCAAAGAAACTGAGGAGCTGAGGAACCCTGCGTCCATGAAGAACAGGATACCTAAAGTGCCCAAGGACTACACGCCCAAGGCCACGCTGATGAAGTGGGTGACGGAGCTTGAGGCGGAGTGCG CCAAGCTCCACTCCTCCCTGGTGGAAGCggacaagaggaaaaagacacgGCCAACCTCGGAGGACCTGACCAGCGTGCGTGACCTGGAGGACAAACTGAACCGGGAGAAGGAACGCAACGAGGAACTCTCCCGCCAGCTGCAGGAGGAGCGCGAGAAGCTGGACAAGCCTCTGCCTAACAAAC GCCGGTTCGGGAGCAATGAGGACGACCTGAAGCGTTACGAGGAGCGCATATCCACCCTGAAGGAACAGCTGAGCCAGGAGAAGGAACGCAACGACGAACTCAAGACCAAGCTGGGTGAAGGATCCCGCGCCAGCAGTGACGAGCTCCGCGCCTCCAAGACCGAGAACTCCAGACTGCAGCGGGAG CTCAAGTCGGCCCAGGAGACGTCTGCTGTACTGGAGAGGAAGCTCAAGGAGACGGAGGAAAACCTGAAGACCACAGAGAGGacggagaggaagaacagagtGGCGGCGGAGCGACTGGAGGCGAAG ctggaggaggagagaagtaaaggCACGGTGGCCGAGGAGCGCCAGAAGGAGCTGACGGTGTCCTGGCTGAAGGAACGCGATGACCTGAAGAAGGAGCTCGCGGAGGCCAAGAGGTCTAAAGAGAAGTTTGAGCGAGACGTCCGAACATTCAAGAGAGAACGCGACAACatg GAGAccaaactggaggaggagaagaagagagcagaggaggcgcagaacaacaagaggaaagacACTGATGATCTCAAGACCCTCAAGCGCAGGAAAGAGGAGCTGGAGAATGAGCTGGACGATCTGAGGGACTCGGTCACCCAG CTGGAGTcgacgaaggagaagaacatCCAGAAGCACAAACGGGAAGTGGATAACCTGAAGAAGGAGAACGACAACCTCACCATCCGCATGAACGGCCTGGAGAGTGAGCTGAAG TCGGAGAAGAGACGCAGAGAGCGACTCGAGAAAGACTCGAACAGCTTCCGGGAAAGGACCAACGCCAGGAACGAGGAAGAACTCAAGAAGGTCAAGGAGGAACTGGACACCCTCCAAACCACACACAAAG AGCtggagagaacaaggaaaaaggagaagcagcagATGGAGGCTCTGCAGACCAAATACGACCTGCTGGAGGAGGACTTCGTGGTTCAGAAGGCTCAg TACACAACGAACAAGGAAGGCGTCGAGGAGAAGTACGAGAAGCTCAAGAAGGAACACAGCACCATCGAGACTGAGCTGAAGAACTTAAGGGAAACGTACAACAACCGGCAGGACACCTGGATCAAGGAGAAACTCGGCATGCAG GACCAATTACGGGAGCTTGAAGTCCGCCTGAAGAAGGTGTCCAATGACCCCACGTCCTACTCGGAGAAGAAGCGACTCAAGGACATTATTGACGACAAGAATCATCAGATAGATCAGCTGAAGCGAGACGAGGATACGCTCAAGGACCAAGTGTCTTACTACCGTCGGGAG AGCGAGGATCTGCGGCGCAAGGTGGAGGACCTGGAAAAGCTGCAGCAGATCAACGAGAAGCGCGCCTCGGACATCGCCAGCGACGCCAGCACCTACGACAACACCATCAGGGAGCTCAGGGATAA ACTCACCGCCAACGAGAAGACCCACAAGACAGACCTCACCAAGATCAAGATGAAGTACGACTCCAAGCTGAAGGCGATGACGGAGGAAGTGTCCACGCTCACCCAACACATGACCAAGTACAGGCGCGAGCGAGACACGTACAAGGAGATGCTGGACGGCTCGCAGCGCACCATCGCGGAGCTCAAGGGCAGCGGGAACTACAAGGCTTCCAGAGCTGATAATGCCTCCGAG GCCCAGCAGCACCTCCTCGAGACCCAGGAGCTGCACGCACAGGTCACGGAGTTCGAGGACAAGCTGGCGGACGCAAAGCTCGAGAACACAAAACTCAAGAACGAAATCATCGATCAGAAAACCAACTTTGAGATCCAGTTGTGTGACCTGCAGACCAAAGTCAACGAG TACGAGGAGAGCCGCCTGCTGGTGGGCAACGCGCGGCGCCTGCCCGGCCTCAGGACAAGATTGGAGCTCAACTGGCAGAAGGAGCGTGAGGAGCAGCAGCGGCTGATCCAGGAGACCGCCACGCTCGCCAAGGACCTTCGGCAG acGTTGTACGAGGTGGAGCGGGAGCGGGACCTCGAAAAGCTGGAGGCCAAGAGGAAGATAGACCAGCTGAAGAAGACGGTGGGCCAGGAGACATCAGACACCAAGACCAAAGTCCAGGAG CTTCAGCGGGATCTGCAGGAGCTGCGAGAGGCACACGCCAAGCTGCGGCAAATCAACGAGAAACTGCGACGAGAGAAGGACCGCACGGAGGTGGAGCGCGAGGCGATGCGAGACAAGTACCTGGGTTCCTCCCGCGAGCACCTCCACCAGCAGAGCAAGATGGAGCTGCTAGCGGAGGAG ATGAAGGTCGTGAAGGATCTGGCGCCGCTGGTCCTTGGCGAGGGCATCGACGGTCGCGAGGGATCCCTGACCAAGCTAA CTGGAGAAGTGAAGCCTAAGACGAGGGAGGAGTTCACGGACTCCCTAAGGAAGGCGTGCAAGTGCATGGAGGACCTCAAGAGAATCATGAACCTCACAGACGACCGGGACAGATTCAAGCGAGCGCCCTCCTTCAGAAG GGCTCTCTCGGACATGGAGAGCGAGGACGAGAGTGTGTCGATACGCCCGAGAAGTCAACAGAGAGGATCGCTGCACAAGGGTCCCAAGAACCAGAGGTCCATGTACCGCAAGACACAGTCGCTCGACCACCAGATGGCGGAGGACAGA GGCAAGATCTGGGTGTCGACGGACGCGGGTAGCACCACCAGCATAGATTCCACCCTGACTGACGACATGAGGAGAGCGAAGTACGACCGCGATATCTCCATGGACAG